ATAATGTAGGAAATAAGAAGGCATGTTTACTGGTGCAATTTCCTCCAAGTTTGAAAATCCACATGTTTTCCCAATTGCAAAAGCTTTTGATAAACATTCAGGAAGCAGATCAGGATCGTGAATGGAAAATAGCTGTCGAATTCAGAGATGCTTCCTGGTATCATGAAGATGTGTATGATCTTGCTCATGAATTTAACGCGTCCATCGTAATACATGACAAACCTAGGTCTGCCACTCCTTTAAATGATCTTGCTGAAAATTTCAAATATCTTCGTTTCCATGGACCGAATGGCGACTACAAAGGTCATTATGAAGATGGTTTTTTAAATGATTATGCAGAAATCATTGATCAGTGGAATCATGAGGAAAAAGAAGTCTATTGTTATTTTAACAATACGGCCGGAGACGCTGTGAAAAATCTGATTAGTCTGGATACTTTGGTTACTAATTATATTAATTAAAAGTACTGTGCATATTTGTGGTGCTTAGATTTGCAATCCTGATATGCCTGGGTACTATTTAAAAAATGATATCCAAAAAGAATTTGCATTTTAGCTGGTAAAAAAAACTTAGGTATTATTCAAATCTTAAAGGTAGGTCTTGAAGTGTTTTGAGAATTGCTTTTTTTTTGACAAAAAAATAGCATTAGTTTGCTTGTAATTAACCAGATTTAGGTATTACTTGGTCTAAGGTTATCAATTGTAGTAAAAGTATTTCTCATGGAACTCAACGTTAAGGAAGAATTAATTCAAGACAAACTTCCAATACCCAAAAATGAGATGGAAAGGATCCTCAGTCTTTCCGAACTGGATCTGGATTTTTCCGATCCTCAAACTCATTTTAAAGATCTTGCGAAACTGGCTGCCAAAGTAGCGGGAACCAGTATTTCACTGGTTAACATTATTGATTCGCTCACGCAATGGACTATTTCCAATTACGGACTTGATGTGGAGCAAATGCTCAGGCAGGATACCATTTGCCAATATACCATCATGACGGATGATCATTTTGAAGTACCTGACCTGACAGAAGACGAGCGTTTTAAAGATAAATCTTTTGTGACGGGTGAGCCGAATGTAAGCTACTATTATGGCATTCCTTTACAGGTAACCAAGGGGTTGAATATTGGGGTTTTGTGTATGCTTGACCACCAGAAAAGGGTTTTGGAGCCTGAAAAAATAGAGCTGCTGAAAATCATAGCCGACGAGATTGTAGGCCGTTTGAAAACCCAGAAAGTACTGGAAGGATTGAAAGCCAAACTTTTAGAATCTCATCATACGCAGCAAAAGGTAGCTCACGATATCCGCGGGCCGCTTGGGGGAATTATTGGTCTCGCCTCGATTATCCGTGATCAGGGCGAAGATAACCAGATGGAAGAAGTTCTGGAATTTATCAACCTGATTCATAAAAGTGGAAATTCTATTCTGGATCTTGCCGAGGAAATTTTAAGCGCACATAAACCGCAGAAAAAGCGGGTAGGAAATTCTCTGAATGATTTTAATTTATTGATTTTCAAGGATAAGCTTGAAAAACTTTATAAGGCGCAGGCTGTTAATAAACATATCCGTTTCGAAGTAATAACAACCCTGGAAACTGAATCGGTGCCTTTTTCAAAAAATAAGTTATTGCAAATCGCAGGAAATCTTATTTCCAATTCCATGAAGTTCACCCCGGTGGGCGGAGAAGTAATTGTAAATCTGGATCTGGTATTAAATGATTTTTCGGAAACGCTGATAATTAAAGTAAAAGATAGTGGTATCGGCCTTAGTCAGGATGCGATTAGCTCGATCCTGTCCGGCACATCAGGCACGACGGATGGTACAGGCGGTGAGCATGGTTATGGCTTTGGACTTGCTTTGGTAAAACATCTGATAGAAAGCCTGAAAGGTAGTTTGACGATCTCGTCGGAACCAGGAGAAGGTGCTGTTTTTTGTGTGGAATTACCGCAAAATTAAAAAAAGAGGGTGCAGGATTTTTAGATTCCGGAACACCCTCTGGTACTTATTTAGTTTAGGTTATTCTTAATTTACTGTTATCCACGCTGATTCGCCCTGCGCTAATACTGGAAGTTTTTCTTTATAATTGCTTCTGGGCGTGAAAATTTCGTTTGTTAAATTTAGTGTTGAAAGTGTAGCACCTCTGACGGACCGAAACTCAAGGTAAGAGGAAAGTGAACCCGTTTTCCAGCCTTCTTTATTTTCTCCTGCTCTAAAAAAGGTTTCCATTAAACAAAAGAAAACGTATCCCTCAGGTGTTTCTCTTATGGCATACGTATAGTAATCGTCTTTGCTGTTGCTATTTTCGTAGCGGATTATTTTTTTCTTATTCATTGCCTCCGAGAATAGACTAAAATATTCCTCGTTTGTCATTCCAAATCGTTTTCGTTGAACATCGTACCATTTAGAATAACTTACGCTTTTAAAGAAGCAATAGATTTTTTATACTGAAATTTTTGTAATTATTTATTTAACGGTTTGGATTTTGTTTGTTAAAATTTGTTTAACACCGCTGGTTTCCAATGAATTGACAGAAGCTTGCATCATAATTTAGCATAACAGGAAGTGAAGTTATTTAAAAGATCGATTCCTTCATTTTGGGCGAAGTGAGTATTTAATCCCGGTTTAACTTTCATGGTAAATGATTGTTAACACTTTCAGGAATATTAGGTCAACAATGAGTTACTACGTGTATTATTGAACGTTAATATTACAGTAAAAATAAATTCTCTTACTTTGTAATATTCTAAATTAGCCGGATTAAATGTCGTATCTTTTAGGTTTCGACTTGTTATGAGCATATTGTGCAATAAAAACCTGTTATTCGAGTTTGTTTAATATAAGAACTTTGAATTTTACAAGTTGGAAATGTTAAAGTAAGCTGTTTACCGAAGGAATGAAGTTGTCGAGGAATTGAATTATAATTGCGATATCAGAATAATTACCTAAGATTAAACCCGTTTTGAAAATTTAGTTTTATATCAAGAGATTGATCTGCTGCCATTTTTCAAGACAGTCGGCAAAGAATTGGACTGTTAATATTTTTAAATAAAAATCACTCAATGGCATTTTTGGATCACGTATTACAAACCCCCTCTTATGGATGGAAGGATGATGAAGGCAATTTAATAAAACCGGACGCAGGCCAGATTTTCAAGGAATTTTTCGCAAGGCTGAATGTTTTTGCGGATATCAAAAACTGGCTTCCATTTTTTAGCTGGCTTAAAGTTTTGTGTCTGGCTCCTTTTTTATTTCTGTTTGTTTTTAAATTTTTCAGTTTCCCATTATTGGCCGCCGCTTTTGTATACAGCATGATTATCATGGGAACACATGGTACGATCTGGCATCACAGGTACTGTACACATGGAGCTTATAAATTTAAAAATAAATTTTGGCGTTTTTTTACACAGAATCTGACAATCAATGTGATTCCGGAAGAGATTTACGTGGTATCGCATCATGTACACCATGCAAAATCTGATCAGCCGGGCGATCCTTACAACGCAGAGGCGGGTTTTTTGTATTGTTTTCTGGCCGATGTGAATCATCAGCCCATTGCAAAAAACCTGAGTGAAGCAGATTACGGACGTGTAAAGTTGTTGATGAAACATACAGGTGTGACTGCAAATAATTACACGCAATATCTTAAATGGGGATCTTATGTAAATCCGGGCAGGGCGATACTTTCATGGGGACTTAACTGGGCGTTCTGGTACACTGCATTTTATCTTATGGGTGGACATGCGCTGGCTTGCACTTTGTTTGGTGCGGCAGGTTTCTGGGCAGTAGGCGTTCGTACATTTAATTATGAAGGGCATGCAAAAGGAGAAGATAAACAGCAGGAAGGTGTAGATTATAATGTTAAAGATAAGTCAATCAATCAGATATGGCCAGGTTTGGTGGCGGGCGAGTGGCATAACAACCATCACCTTTTTCCAAAAAGCGCCAGAAGTGGTTTTAAACCATACCAAATTGACATGGCATTTTATTATATCAGATTTATGAATTTTCTAGGGGCGGTTAGCTCTTACACGGATTCAAAAAAGCAATTCGATCAGCAATATCATTTGCCATATCTGGCAAAGAAAAATTCGGTGGTAAAGGTTGAGGAGAGGGTTGGAGTGGAGTAGGGGGAATTTTTTCAGGAAATTAAAAGTGTCAATGGAATTCAAGATGAATTCGGTTGACACTTTTTTTTGTTGTTTAAACAAACATCACAAAATAATAAATAAGGCATAATTTTTGACCATTCAGAATACAATGTTAACCGCCATCGTGCAACATTAGAATGTTTATTTTACGAAAAATGATTTATATGAAAGCAATCACATTAAAAGATTTCGGACCTGCGGAAAATCTGGTTTTGCAGGAAATACCAAAACCTGTGATATCTGCGGAGGAAGTATTAATTCAGGTTAAGGCGATCAGTGTGAATCCGGTTGATATAAAAACGAGATCAGGCAAAGCTCAGGCCAAGGTATTGTCGCAGTTTGATCCGATTATTCTGGGGTGGGACGCTTCCGGAGTCATTACAGAAATTGGTGAAAACGTAATGAAATTTAAAGTTGGCGACGCGGTTTTTGGTATGATTAATTTTCCGGGACATGGCAAATGTTATGCTGAATATGTGGCAGCGCCAGCTTCTCATCTTGCACTGAAACCTGAAAATGTGTCGTTTGAAGAGGCGGCCGCATCAACACTAGCGGCCATTACGGCCTGGCAGGTTTTGGTAGACCATGCCAAAATTAAAGAAAATGACAAGATCCTGATCCATGCCGCTGCGGGCGGCGTAGGGCATTTTGCAATACAAATTGCTAAACATCTTGGCGCGTATGTAATCGGTACTTCTTCCACAGAAAATAAGGATTTCGTTCTCAGTCTAGGCGCGGATCAGCATATTGACTACAAAAATGAAAGGTTTGAAGAAGTGGTCAAAGATCTCGATTTTGTACTTGATACAATCGGCGGCGACAATGCCATCCGTTCCATGGAAATCGTTAAAAAGGACGGAACAATTATCAGTATTCCTTCGGGACTGGACCCCGCGATTACTGAAAAAGGAAAGGAGAAAGAAGTCAACGTTTACAATACTTCTGTCAAATCGAATGGTGACGACGTAAAATCCATTGCCGATCTGCTATCAAAAGGAATTATAAAACCACATATTTTTCAAACCTATTCACTGGATGAAATCGTGGAAGCGCACAAGCAAATCGAAACAGGAAAAACAGTTGGGAAATTAATTATCAAATTATAAAAGGAAAAATTAAGCCACAGATACACGAATTTTTCAAGAATATAATTGGTGAAAATTCATGTATCCATGGCAAAATTTTCTATAAAACCTATTCTGATTTCAGAGATTTTACCGGATTCATCAAAGCTGCTTTAATACTTTGAAAACTCACAGTGAACAAAGCCACACTAATGGCAATCCCGCCGGCAAGCGTAAAAATACCCCAGGATAAATCAATATGATAGACAAAATCTTGCAGCCATTTATCCATCACATACCAGGCAAGTGGCGATGCAAGAATAATAGAAACCAGAATGAGTTTGATGAAATCTTTTGACAGTAAAGCAATTACACTGGCTACATTAGCACCCAGCACTTTTCTGATTCCGATTTCCTTGGTGCGTTGTTCAGCTGTGAAAGCCGCCAAACCTAGTAAGCCAAGGCATGAAATGACAATAGCGAGTATCCCGAAATATTTGATCAGA
The nucleotide sequence above comes from Dyadobacter subterraneus. Encoded proteins:
- a CDS encoding fatty acid desaturase, with the translated sequence MAFLDHVLQTPSYGWKDDEGNLIKPDAGQIFKEFFARLNVFADIKNWLPFFSWLKVLCLAPFLFLFVFKFFSFPLLAAAFVYSMIIMGTHGTIWHHRYCTHGAYKFKNKFWRFFTQNLTINVIPEEIYVVSHHVHHAKSDQPGDPYNAEAGFLYCFLADVNHQPIAKNLSEADYGRVKLLMKHTGVTANNYTQYLKWGSYVNPGRAILSWGLNWAFWYTAFYLMGGHALACTLFGAAGFWAVGVRTFNYEGHAKGEDKQQEGVDYNVKDKSINQIWPGLVAGEWHNNHHLFPKSARSGFKPYQIDMAFYYIRFMNFLGAVSSYTDSKKQFDQQYHLPYLAKKNSVVKVEERVGVE
- a CDS encoding DUF72 domain-containing protein, with product MSANDKGAFYSGTSGLVLPVPNKEHYPAEFKDKSRLEYYASLFNSIEINSSFYKIPMPSTVTKWGESVPENFRFTFKLWREITHPKGLIFQENDVHRFIKTINNVGNKKACLLVQFPPSLKIHMFSQLQKLLINIQEADQDREWKIAVEFRDASWYHEDVYDLAHEFNASIVIHDKPRSATPLNDLAENFKYLRFHGPNGDYKGHYEDGFLNDYAEIIDQWNHEEKEVYCYFNNTAGDAVKNLISLDTLVTNYIN
- a CDS encoding NADP-dependent oxidoreductase, with the protein product MKAITLKDFGPAENLVLQEIPKPVISAEEVLIQVKAISVNPVDIKTRSGKAQAKVLSQFDPIILGWDASGVITEIGENVMKFKVGDAVFGMINFPGHGKCYAEYVAAPASHLALKPENVSFEEAAASTLAAITAWQVLVDHAKIKENDKILIHAAAGGVGHFAIQIAKHLGAYVIGTSSTENKDFVLSLGADQHIDYKNERFEEVVKDLDFVLDTIGGDNAIRSMEIVKKDGTIISIPSGLDPAITEKGKEKEVNVYNTSVKSNGDDVKSIADLLSKGIIKPHIFQTYSLDEIVEAHKQIETGKTVGKLIIKL
- a CDS encoding GAF domain-containing sensor histidine kinase, translating into MELNVKEELIQDKLPIPKNEMERILSLSELDLDFSDPQTHFKDLAKLAAKVAGTSISLVNIIDSLTQWTISNYGLDVEQMLRQDTICQYTIMTDDHFEVPDLTEDERFKDKSFVTGEPNVSYYYGIPLQVTKGLNIGVLCMLDHQKRVLEPEKIELLKIIADEIVGRLKTQKVLEGLKAKLLESHHTQQKVAHDIRGPLGGIIGLASIIRDQGEDNQMEEVLEFINLIHKSGNSILDLAEEILSAHKPQKKRVGNSLNDFNLLIFKDKLEKLYKAQAVNKHIRFEVITTLETESVPFSKNKLLQIAGNLISNSMKFTPVGGEVIVNLDLVLNDFSETLIIKVKDSGIGLSQDAISSILSGTSGTTDGTGGEHGYGFGLALVKHLIESLKGSLTISSEPGEGAVFCVELPQN